One window of Caldisericum exile AZM16c01 genomic DNA carries:
- a CDS encoding DUF4330 family protein, with protein MYKKILISVVLVIFVLAILLGLYKILNPKNKEVLAKGNYIEATFLAEAIRPETADMIKIGDTLYDSQGKKCFTVTDVKVVPSEAKYVYYDQNLLYVENTSKLKDVYIVAKSLDKKYAWAYPYGKDLIMAGAHLALYGENWKLWVTVLTVKEVK; from the coding sequence ATGTATAAAAAAATTTTAATATCTGTTGTATTGGTTATTTTTGTGCTTGCAATTCTTTTAGGACTTTATAAAATCCTCAATCCTAAAAATAAGGAAGTTTTAGCAAAAGGAAACTATATTGAGGCAACCTTCCTTGCAGAAGCAATTAGACCTGAAACAGCAGACATGATTAAAATCGGAGATACTCTTTATGACTCTCAAGGTAAAAAGTGCTTCACTGTAACAGATGTTAAAGTAGTGCCAAGTGAAGCAAAATACGTTTACTATGATCAAAATCTTCTCTATGTGGAGAATACTTCTAAACTTAAAGATGTATATATAGTAGCAAAGTCCTTGGACAAAAAATATGCCTGGGCGTATCCGTATGGAAAAGATCTTATAATGGCGGGAGCACATCTTGCTCTATATGGCGAAAACTGGAAGTTGTGGGTTACTGTTCTTACGGTTAAAGAAGTAAAGTAA
- a CDS encoding glycosyltransferase gives MDRDILFLSSNRYGDFPSRKTRFSKYLSENGFRVVYVDSPHTYLAYLKSGFKVENRGKIEQISHNFYVLRSFPIFPFFKKYRVFNKLDEEIYFRSIVSSLKEISFKPLLIFSYLPFFPETIMHFKAKTIYDCVDDHASFGGLVNRQFVNELEKKMVQVSDIVITTGNKFLKDKLRKFGKDPIQIPNGVDYPLFSKWLQIKDTLKIKKQIVYVGAIASWFDIELVKFLLETLPDFEVLLIGFNSVDISQLLKERNIKFLGKLPQDQFAPILWESAVGIIPFKINDLTKNIDPLKIYEYLAAGVPVVSTPVGNVSNLPVYVASTKEDFVEKIKIAVNEDSIEKRIKRTLDAKEYSWEKRSLQILRIVEDLLSGHSQDG, from the coding sequence ATGGATAGAGATATTTTATTTTTATCCTCGAATAGATATGGTGACTTTCCTTCACGCAAAACAAGATTTTCAAAATATTTAAGCGAAAATGGTTTTAGGGTAGTGTATGTTGATTCTCCTCACACATATCTTGCTTATCTTAAAAGTGGCTTTAAAGTGGAAAACAGAGGTAAAATTGAACAAATCTCTCACAATTTTTATGTTTTAAGAAGCTTTCCAATATTTCCATTTTTTAAAAAATACCGAGTATTTAATAAACTTGATGAAGAAATATATTTTAGAAGCATTGTTTCTTCTTTAAAAGAAATATCTTTTAAACCGTTATTAATTTTTTCTTATTTACCATTTTTTCCGGAGACAATTATGCACTTCAAAGCAAAGACTATCTATGACTGCGTTGATGACCATGCAAGTTTTGGTGGCCTCGTAAACCGTCAATTTGTAAATGAACTTGAAAAAAAGATGGTACAAGTTTCAGATATTGTGATTACAACAGGTAACAAATTTCTTAAAGATAAGTTGAGGAAATTTGGGAAAGACCCAATTCAAATTCCAAATGGCGTTGATTATCCGCTTTTTTCAAAGTGGCTTCAGATAAAGGATACGTTAAAAATCAAAAAACAAATTGTTTATGTTGGTGCAATTGCTTCATGGTTTGATATTGAGCTTGTCAAATTTCTTTTAGAGACTCTCCCTGATTTTGAGGTTTTATTGATTGGCTTCAATTCCGTTGATATTTCTCAACTTCTTAAAGAGCGTAATATAAAATTTCTTGGGAAATTACCTCAAGATCAATTTGCACCAATACTATGGGAATCCGCAGTTGGAATAATACCTTTTAAAATAAATGACCTCACTAAGAATATAGATCCTTTGAAGATATACGAATACCTTGCAGCAGGTGTCCCTGTTGTTTCTACACCTGTAGGTAATGTAAGTAACCTTCCTGTTTACGTTGCAAGTACAAAAGAGGACTTTGTAGAAAAAATAAAAATTGCAGTTAATGAAGATTCGATTGAGAAGCGCATAAAGAGAACTCTTGATGCAAAGGAATATTCATGGGAAAAGAGGTCTCTACAAATTTTAAGAATTGTTGAAGATTTACTTTCGGGGCATTCTCAAGATGGATAA
- the gcvPB gene encoding aminomethyl-transferring glycine dehydrogenase subunit GcvPB — MKLIYEKSVKGRIGYSLRKDEFEGSIEDFIPEYALSKTKKELPEVSEVDVVRHFTRLSKLNYGVDDGFYPLGSCTMKYNPKVNEYLATLDNFTQAHPFAHIEFVQGNLRLMFELEEALKEITGMDRFTLMPSAGAHGELVGVLIMRKYFEDQGKPRSKMLIPDSAHGTNPASSAMAGFKVVEVKSNAVGNVDLDDLKAKMDEDTAGIMLTNPNTVGLFERQIQEIAEVVHSKGGLLYYDGANLNALLGIVRPGDAGFDVVHLNLHKTFSTPHGSGGPGAGAVGVKKNLVEFLPSPLVCNCGKYFGLEEPRKSIGRVKAFFGNFTVLVKAYAWILSMGPQGLKEVSETSIINANYVLAKLKKYYRPAYDRFCMHECVLTGRDYKEYGVKTLDIAKRLIDYGFHPPTIYFPHFEPYAQETIMVEPTESEGKETIDEFINVMIKISEEAKTNPQLLKEAPHITYVSRPDEVKANREPVLVYKEK, encoded by the coding sequence ATGAAACTCATATACGAAAAAAGTGTTAAAGGTCGTATTGGTTATTCGTTAAGGAAAGATGAATTTGAGGGTTCAATTGAAGATTTTATACCAGAATATGCCCTATCAAAAACGAAAAAAGAACTTCCCGAGGTTTCAGAGGTTGATGTGGTAAGGCACTTTACGAGACTTTCCAAACTCAATTACGGTGTTGATGATGGCTTTTATCCTCTTGGAAGTTGCACCATGAAATATAATCCAAAAGTTAACGAATACTTAGCGACACTTGATAATTTTACACAAGCTCATCCCTTTGCACATATTGAATTTGTACAGGGCAACTTGAGGCTCATGTTTGAACTTGAAGAGGCTCTCAAGGAGATAACGGGAATGGACAGATTTACCCTGATGCCTTCAGCTGGTGCACATGGTGAACTTGTGGGTGTCCTTATCATGCGAAAATATTTCGAAGATCAAGGCAAACCCCGAAGCAAAATGCTTATACCTGATTCTGCTCACGGCACGAACCCTGCTTCCTCTGCAATGGCAGGATTTAAGGTTGTTGAAGTAAAATCCAATGCGGTTGGAAATGTAGACCTTGATGACCTCAAGGCGAAGATGGATGAAGATACGGCAGGTATCATGCTTACAAATCCTAACACGGTTGGACTCTTTGAGCGTCAAATTCAGGAAATCGCAGAGGTTGTACATTCAAAAGGTGGCCTTCTTTACTATGATGGTGCAAACCTTAATGCGCTTTTGGGGATAGTACGTCCAGGTGATGCAGGTTTTGATGTAGTGCATTTAAACCTTCATAAAACTTTCTCAACACCGCATGGCTCTGGAGGTCCAGGTGCAGGTGCAGTTGGAGTAAAGAAAAATCTTGTTGAATTTCTTCCATCACCTTTGGTTTGTAACTGTGGAAAATATTTTGGTCTTGAGGAGCCTCGCAAATCTATTGGTAGGGTAAAGGCATTTTTTGGAAATTTCACAGTGCTTGTGAAAGCTTATGCGTGGATTCTTTCAATGGGACCACAAGGTTTGAAGGAAGTTTCAGAAACCTCTATAATTAATGCAAATTATGTTCTTGCGAAACTCAAAAAGTATTATAGACCTGCCTACGACAGATTTTGCATGCACGAGTGTGTATTAACGGGAAGAGATTACAAAGAATACGGGGTTAAAACACTTGATATAGCAAAGAGATTAATTGATTATGGTTTCCATCCACCAACGATATATTTCCCACACTTTGAACCGTATGCGCAAGAAACAATTATGGTTGAACCAACTGAATCTGAAGGAAAAGAAACAATTGATGAGTTTATTAATGTAATGATTAAGATTTCAGAAGAAGCTAAGACGAATCCGCAACTTCTAAAGGAAGCACCTCATATAACTTATGTTTCAAGACCTGACGAGGTGAAGGCAAACAGAGAGCCAGTTTTAGTGTATAAGGAAAAATGA
- the murJ gene encoding murein biosynthesis integral membrane protein MurJ: MDKRRILRSQTITEAAIITSIVAFLSKIVGYVRDMLTAKYFGTSPQMDAFEVALIIPNMILGLFAAGMQTIIVRMYTEKREQGGEQGKVFVSQLFFIYSIILFLITLLLIVFSPIFVKIVASGLTSDRFNYASTFVKMLAVFGYLNIMTGFFTGVFQAEKQFLYPAVAGLVANIVIPVSLVILAPKIGIYSRVVGQDLFGFVYFFLLFSFLYLRWKFFRHYDIKEIDWAGFKEFTNLMIPAMIVSGLSVLYQIIDKTVASYLPYGAIASLSYAQTVYLIPYSLIGASLTTAVYPSLSSHAVSNNDEEYTRLFKKAFYVLVFIMVPFTVYFSVWARPIVRVLFERGAFTQSSALLTTSNVLMYSLGLLGITLADLFRRAFFSYKDTKTPMLISWVSVGLNLVLDIVLAKIMGAPGIALATTIVTYISLIQFILYSINRHYFESKYIGHLVFELFKGILVGVIMGILAYLSLRFIPIKAHALNVFLRSIGFGSILFIIYVGIGKLIRSEIFDVAVSYGFSFLNGTIKRLRR; the protein is encoded by the coding sequence ATGGATAAGAGAAGAATTTTAAGAAGCCAAACTATAACTGAGGCGGCAATAATAACCTCAATTGTTGCGTTTCTAAGTAAGATTGTAGGCTATGTGAGGGACATGCTCACGGCAAAATACTTTGGCACGTCTCCACAGATGGATGCCTTCGAAGTTGCCCTTATTATTCCTAACATGATTTTGGGTCTTTTTGCAGCAGGTATGCAAACAATCATAGTGCGTATGTATACAGAAAAAAGAGAACAAGGAGGAGAGCAGGGAAAAGTTTTTGTAAGCCAACTTTTCTTTATATATAGCATAATTCTTTTTCTTATAACGCTTTTGCTTATAGTATTTAGTCCAATTTTTGTAAAAATCGTTGCCTCAGGTTTAACTTCCGATAGATTTAACTATGCCTCAACGTTTGTAAAGATGCTTGCAGTTTTTGGATATCTCAATATTATGACAGGTTTTTTTACTGGTGTATTTCAGGCAGAAAAACAATTTCTCTATCCTGCAGTTGCAGGACTTGTTGCAAATATTGTAATCCCTGTAAGCCTTGTTATTCTTGCGCCTAAAATCGGTATCTATAGCAGAGTTGTTGGCCAAGATCTATTTGGTTTTGTATACTTTTTTCTTCTTTTCTCATTTTTATACTTGAGGTGGAAGTTTTTTAGACATTACGATATAAAAGAAATCGACTGGGCAGGCTTTAAAGAATTTACAAACCTTATGATACCTGCAATGATTGTCTCAGGACTTAGCGTTTTGTATCAAATCATAGACAAGACTGTTGCATCATACTTGCCATATGGCGCAATTGCATCTCTCTCATATGCACAGACTGTTTATCTAATTCCCTATTCTCTTATTGGTGCTTCTTTAACAACCGCAGTTTACCCTTCGCTTTCATCTCATGCGGTAAGCAATAACGACGAAGAATATACACGTCTTTTTAAAAAGGCATTCTATGTCCTTGTTTTCATTATGGTGCCTTTTACGGTTTATTTTTCTGTTTGGGCACGTCCCATTGTGAGGGTGCTTTTTGAAAGAGGTGCTTTCACTCAATCCTCTGCGTTGTTGACAACTTCAAATGTTCTTATGTATTCCTTGGGTCTATTGGGCATTACACTTGCGGATCTTTTTAGGCGTGCTTTTTTCTCTTATAAGGATACAAAAACTCCGATGCTCATAAGTTGGGTAAGTGTTGGGCTTAACCTTGTGCTTGATATAGTGCTTGCAAAAATTATGGGAGCACCCGGGATTGCTCTTGCTACAACCATCGTAACTTATATCTCTCTTATACAATTTATCCTTTATAGTATCAACAGGCATTATTTTGAATCAAAATACATTGGACACCTTGTCTTTGAACTCTTTAAAGGAATTCTTGTTGGTGTAATTATGGGAATTCTTGCATATCTTTCTTTAAGATTTATTCCTATCAAGGCACACGCTTTAAACGTATTTTTGAGAAGTATTGGGTTCGGCTCAATCCTATTTATAATTTATGTTGGGATAGGTAAACTTATTAGAAGTGAGATATTTGATGTAGCAGTTTCATACGGTTTTAGTTTTTTAAATGGCACAATTAAAAGATTAAGGAGGTAA
- a CDS encoding glycosyltransferase, with product MRVAAIVITYNRHELLKECLDSILSGTVVPDVIVVDNASTDNTPDLVKNYPVKYVRLENNLGPAGGAEAGQRYAYENKYDFVWMLDDDVVVSKDALYELLHYYDLLVRQFNKIFLSSVTYGDKEFKKPFYNLLRYDFRTGLTKKIRDEEFHRDYFEYDIAPMNGLFIPREVFDIVGFFNGKLWGWYDDTEFVLRSKKVGFRGFAITKSKIYHPIEYRKQVKILGKTFTILSGRPYRMYLGTRNNITVQKKFLKPWNFYFIFLPAFIFKRFISIVFFYDNKKEFLKNFFRGIIDGLKEKLEVQNV from the coding sequence ATGAGAGTTGCAGCAATTGTTATAACTTACAATAGACATGAACTTTTAAAAGAATGTCTTGATTCAATATTAAGCGGCACTGTTGTTCCTGATGTTATTGTTGTTGATAATGCCTCAACTGATAACACCCCTGATTTGGTAAAGAATTACCCTGTGAAATATGTGAGGCTTGAGAATAATCTTGGTCCAGCAGGAGGTGCAGAGGCAGGACAAAGATATGCCTATGAAAATAAATATGATTTTGTGTGGATGCTTGATGATGATGTTGTTGTTTCAAAGGATGCACTTTATGAACTTCTTCACTATTATGATTTACTTGTAAGGCAGTTTAATAAAATTTTTTTGAGTTCCGTTACTTACGGAGATAAAGAATTTAAGAAGCCTTTCTATAATTTACTTCGATACGACTTTAGGACAGGCCTTACAAAGAAGATAAGAGATGAAGAATTTCACAGGGATTATTTTGAATATGATATTGCCCCAATGAATGGGCTTTTTATTCCAAGAGAGGTATTTGATATAGTCGGCTTTTTCAATGGCAAACTTTGGGGTTGGTATGATGATACTGAATTTGTATTACGTTCTAAGAAAGTAGGTTTCAGAGGCTTTGCAATCACAAAAAGTAAAATTTATCATCCAATTGAGTATCGAAAACAGGTAAAAATCCTTGGCAAGACTTTTACTATCCTCTCTGGAAGGCCTTACAGAATGTATCTTGGAACAAGAAATAACATAACTGTCCAAAAAAAATTCCTTAAGCCGTGGAACTTTTATTTTATTTTTCTTCCTGCCTTTATATTTAAAAGATTTATCTCGATTGTATTCTTTTACGATAATAAGAAAGAATTTCTTAAAAACTTCTTCCGTGGTATAATTGACGGATTGAAAGAGAAATTGGAGGTGCAGAATGTATAA
- the cmk gene encoding (d)CMP kinase codes for MKTRKIAIDGVASSGKSTIGKILAERLNYEFIDSGFLYRLATLIALEKDLKKGEYSLAVTDFNVDIKDGKIFLDGDEVPLTKLRDKNIDALVSPVSEDSTVREVITKELQRISEEKNVVMVGRDIGSVVLPDAFLKIFLTATLEERASRRFKELILQGVNTTFEEVYENLKMRDIIDSSRSVAPLTIPKDAYVIDTTNLKIDEVITLIMEFIRGKEYALRNSKNYSDSLF; via the coding sequence ATGAAAACTCGTAAAATTGCAATTGATGGTGTTGCTTCTTCTGGTAAATCAACCATAGGAAAAATCCTTGCAGAACGATTGAACTATGAATTTATTGATAGTGGTTTTCTTTATAGGCTTGCAACTCTTATTGCCTTAGAGAAAGATCTTAAAAAAGGCGAGTATTCGTTAGCAGTGACCGATTTTAATGTTGATATAAAAGATGGAAAAATTTTCCTTGACGGTGACGAAGTTCCTCTTACAAAATTAAGAGATAAAAATATAGATGCACTTGTTTCTCCTGTATCTGAGGATTCAACTGTGCGTGAAGTGATAACAAAGGAGCTACAAAGAATTTCTGAGGAAAAAAATGTTGTAATGGTTGGTCGTGATATTGGAAGCGTTGTTTTGCCGGATGCATTTTTAAAGATATTTCTTACTGCAACCTTAGAAGAGCGTGCTTCAAGGCGCTTTAAAGAACTTATTCTTCAAGGTGTTAATACAACCTTTGAAGAGGTTTACGAAAACTTGAAGATGCGTGATATAATTGACTCCTCAAGAAGTGTTGCGCCTTTAACCATTCCTAAGGATGCCTATGTAATCGATACAACGAATTTAAAAATCGATGAAGTAATTACTTTGATAATGGAATTTATCAGGGGAAAGGAATATGCTTTACGGAATTCTAAGAATTATAGCGATTCTCTATTTTAA
- the argS gene encoding arginine--tRNA ligase has product MNIYKLQGEILEALSTPLKDIEFDEDFKLLIAPFNFGDFSLNIAFKLAKVFKKSPKDISDELIKYLNLPYFESLSNDQGYINIRLGHLFYRDFLKELLDKKDTYFKKEPKYKKIQVEFVSANPTGPLHVGNGRGGVIGDVVSNVLKSRGFEVEKEYYVNDAGNKMDLFAQSIRYWYLKNFYIETDFPEEGYAGDYIKRIADVITEVFKNRFVNYDYKKQIEVFKVLGEYILLGDANSHIEELEILKKNLKFDFPSILESLKLFGVYYDNIFFESSLYEGKLVKVEEGLELPEKLAEILILLKERNLLYKKDGAWWFKATEFKDDKDRVLVKASGEPTYTLTDIAYHVDKFRRGNIKAIDVWGADHFGHVITMKALLNGVGIGGDFLDVILYQIVHFFENGSEVMMSKHTGKFYPLSDLVLKIGKDAARFFFLVKSADTHLNFDIDLALKQSLDNPVFYIQYTFARLHNIVEEAKKRGVEFVDFDAVLNEPLEPVERKIFNSIFYINSILDDIAFDYSIHRIPNFTLDLARDINFFYQNYRVLSEENPNLRTKRFLLVQASLVALGFMFDLMGIEKKEHM; this is encoded by the coding sequence ATGAACATATACAAACTTCAAGGTGAAATTTTAGAGGCACTTTCAACGCCTCTCAAAGATATAGAATTTGACGAAGATTTTAAGTTGCTTATTGCACCTTTTAATTTTGGCGACTTTTCGTTGAATATTGCTTTTAAACTTGCAAAGGTATTTAAGAAATCGCCAAAAGATATCTCAGATGAACTTATAAAATATCTCAATCTTCCGTATTTTGAATCTCTTTCAAATGATCAAGGTTATATTAACATAAGACTTGGGCATTTATTTTACAGGGATTTTCTTAAGGAGCTTCTGGATAAAAAAGACACATATTTCAAAAAAGAACCCAAGTATAAGAAAATTCAGGTTGAATTTGTCTCCGCAAATCCGACAGGCCCGTTGCATGTTGGAAACGGCCGAGGTGGAGTAATAGGTGATGTTGTTTCAAATGTCTTGAAGAGTCGTGGTTTCGAAGTCGAAAAAGAATACTATGTAAATGATGCAGGAAATAAAATGGACCTTTTTGCCCAATCTATAAGATACTGGTATTTGAAAAATTTTTACATTGAAACGGATTTCCCCGAGGAAGGTTATGCAGGAGACTACATTAAGAGAATTGCAGATGTAATTACAGAAGTTTTTAAAAATAGATTTGTAAATTATGATTATAAAAAGCAAATTGAAGTTTTTAAGGTTCTTGGCGAGTATATTCTTCTTGGTGATGCAAATTCTCACATTGAAGAACTCGAAATTCTTAAAAAAAACTTAAAGTTTGACTTTCCAAGCATTTTGGAATCCTTAAAACTTTTTGGGGTTTATTACGATAACATCTTTTTTGAATCGTCACTTTACGAAGGCAAACTTGTAAAAGTTGAAGAGGGTTTAGAACTCCCAGAAAAACTTGCGGAAATTCTAATTCTATTGAAGGAGCGTAATCTATTGTATAAGAAAGATGGTGCTTGGTGGTTTAAGGCAACTGAGTTTAAAGATGACAAAGACAGAGTGCTTGTAAAGGCTTCAGGCGAGCCTACCTATACACTTACAGATATTGCATATCATGTAGATAAGTTTAGAAGAGGAAACATAAAGGCAATTGATGTTTGGGGTGCAGACCACTTTGGGCATGTTATAACGATGAAAGCTCTTCTTAATGGAGTTGGCATTGGTGGGGATTTCCTTGATGTGATCTTATATCAAATAGTTCACTTCTTTGAAAATGGCTCTGAAGTAATGATGTCAAAACATACTGGGAAGTTTTATCCTTTAAGTGATCTGGTTCTAAAGATTGGAAAGGATGCGGCTCGTTTCTTTTTCCTTGTGAAGAGTGCAGACACCCATCTTAATTTTGATATTGACCTTGCACTTAAACAATCGCTTGATAATCCCGTTTTCTACATTCAGTATACCTTTGCAAGACTTCATAACATAGTTGAAGAAGCAAAGAAAAGAGGCGTTGAATTTGTCGATTTTGATGCAGTACTTAATGAACCTCTTGAGCCAGTTGAAAGAAAAATTTTTAATAGTATTTTTTACATAAATTCAATTCTTGATGATATTGCGTTTGACTATTCTATCCATAGGATCCCCAATTTTACTTTGGACCTTGCAAGGGACATAAATTTCTTTTACCAAAATTATAGAGTCCTAAGCGAGGAAAACCCAAATCTGAGAACAAAGCGGTTCCTTTTGGTGCAGGCATCTTTGGTTGCTTTGGGCTTCATGTTTGACCTTATGGGGATTGAAAAGAAAGAACACATGTAA
- a CDS encoding lysophospholipid acyltransferase family protein, whose translation MLYGILRIIAILYFKLFYNFKILGTENLPKDGGYIVSPNHTHWLDIPLIGVALPKRMYSFAKKELFENKIFGIILRSLGGIPVNREKPELTSIKLSVEVLQKGCPLLLFPEGTRSKTGELLKGKRGAVYFSTVSKVPIVPAGIVGLGRRFIHIKRTKLAVYFGEPIEPYKIFNSKDKDYYDKATGYLMEKIQECITKAEELS comes from the coding sequence ATGCTTTACGGAATTCTAAGAATTATAGCGATTCTCTATTTTAAACTTTTTTATAACTTCAAAATATTAGGAACGGAAAATCTGCCAAAGGATGGGGGATACATTGTTTCACCAAATCACACACATTGGCTTGACATACCGCTTATTGGGGTTGCCTTACCTAAAAGGATGTATTCATTTGCAAAGAAAGAACTTTTTGAAAATAAAATTTTTGGGATAATTTTAAGGTCGCTTGGTGGGATTCCTGTAAATCGTGAAAAACCGGAACTAACCTCCATAAAACTTTCGGTAGAGGTACTTCAAAAAGGTTGCCCTTTACTTCTTTTTCCTGAAGGAACCCGTTCAAAAACAGGCGAACTTCTTAAAGGCAAGAGAGGCGCTGTTTATTTCTCAACTGTTTCAAAAGTCCCCATCGTACCTGCCGGTATTGTAGGGCTTGGAAGAAGGTTCATACATATAAAGAGAACAAAACTTGCTGTATATTTTGGAGAACCGATAGAACCTTACAAAATTTTCAATTCAAAAGACAAGGACTATTACGACAAGGCGACAGGGTATCTTATGGAGAAAATACAGGAATGCATAACAAAGGCAGAAGAACTATCATAG
- the rpiB gene encoding ribose 5-phosphate isomerase B: MKIAIGSDHAGFRLKEIIKNFLKTKGIYVEDFGTYTEESVDYPDYAFKVGEAVSRGDFDFGILICGTGIGMSIAANKVKGIRASLCNDLYTAHASREHNNANVLCMGGRVVGDEVAKEIVSVWLNSKFEGGRHERRINKIRDYENS; encoded by the coding sequence ATGAAAATAGCAATTGGTTCGGACCATGCAGGCTTTAGGCTTAAAGAAATTATAAAAAACTTTTTAAAAACAAAGGGAATTTATGTTGAGGATTTCGGAACTTATACTGAAGAAAGTGTCGATTATCCTGACTATGCTTTTAAAGTGGGAGAGGCAGTTTCGAGAGGAGACTTTGATTTTGGCATTCTTATCTGTGGAACAGGGATTGGCATGAGTATTGCAGCAAATAAGGTAAAGGGAATAAGAGCATCACTTTGTAATGACCTTTACACAGCACATGCTTCACGCGAGCACAATAATGCAAATGTTCTATGCATGGGAGGCCGTGTCGTTGGGGACGAAGTTGCAAAGGAGATCGTTTCCGTTTGGCTTAATTCGAAGTTTGAGGGCGGAAGACACGAGCGAAGGATAAATAAGATTAGAGATTATGAAAACTCGTAA
- a CDS encoding O-antigen ligase family protein, translating into MGKINSALRRIFFFLIAFYPWINYILRKVPKLGSVWDDLLILVFFLFSIFVGYKRIKDLIALPSVLFAVLFASVSILSFVFNNYLFLAFQHQFRLLLEPFLVFIAVFLVKPTKDEIHFYLKSFILSIVILGLHGIYQYIKKVPTPAQWVDKDLERTSIYTRAFSIVGSPNVLAGYLELGLPVVFYYIFDSKSYIRKILYLFGSFSIIGGLLLTFSRGGWLGAFGSLFLSFAAISPLVAIGLVVLGVFAIYSVPVLRLRIVSLIDPSYIQKSLESGGRLFRWKYGVVNGFEHPLLGSGLGTFGSSAGQKYGYFSYTSMDSVYINVFAETGFLGIVSFILFVSYGFANFVYKFFSKRKLIYLFLGASLFALLIHIFVENLFDVWGITLNFWVISALSEVLDG; encoded by the coding sequence ATGGGAAAAATTAATTCTGCTTTAAGGAGGATTTTTTTCTTCCTTATTGCATTTTATCCTTGGATAAATTACATTTTAAGGAAAGTTCCTAAACTTGGAAGCGTTTGGGATGACCTTTTAATTTTAGTATTCTTTCTCTTTTCGATTTTTGTAGGCTATAAAAGAATTAAGGATCTTATTGCTCTTCCAAGCGTTTTATTTGCAGTGCTTTTTGCAAGTGTTTCAATTTTAAGTTTTGTATTTAATAACTATCTTTTCCTTGCCTTTCAACACCAATTTAGACTTCTCCTTGAGCCTTTTTTGGTCTTTATTGCGGTATTTCTCGTTAAGCCAACAAAAGATGAGATACATTTCTACTTAAAGTCTTTTATTCTTTCTATAGTTATTTTGGGACTTCATGGCATATATCAGTATATTAAAAAGGTGCCTACTCCAGCCCAGTGGGTAGATAAAGACCTTGAAAGAACCTCTATTTATACGAGGGCATTTTCAATTGTAGGTTCTCCAAATGTGCTTGCAGGATATCTTGAATTGGGCCTTCCTGTTGTTTTCTATTATATTTTTGATAGCAAGAGTTATATTAGGAAAATTTTGTATTTATTTGGCTCCTTTTCAATTATTGGTGGGTTGCTTTTAACTTTTTCACGTGGTGGATGGCTTGGTGCTTTTGGCTCACTTTTCCTATCGTTTGCGGCAATCTCTCCATTGGTTGCAATAGGTCTTGTTGTCCTTGGAGTATTTGCCATTTATTCTGTTCCTGTTTTAAGGTTAAGAATTGTTTCCTTGATTGATCCAAGTTACATTCAAAAAAGCCTTGAATCAGGCGGAAGACTATTCAGGTGGAAATACGGGGTTGTTAATGGTTTTGAACATCCACTTTTAGGTTCAGGTCTCGGTACTTTTGGAAGTTCTGCAGGGCAGAAGTATGGCTATTTCTCGTATACTTCGATGGACAGCGTTTATATAAATGTTTTTGCAGAAACAGGTTTCTTAGGTATTGTTTCATTTATCCTATTTGTTTCTTACGGTTTTGCAAATTTTGTATACAAGTTTTTCTCAAAAAGAAAACTTATTTATCTCTTCCTTGGTGCATCTCTTTTTGCTCTTTTGATACACATTTTTGTTGAAAACCTATTTGATGTATGGGGCATAACTCTTAATTTTTGGGTGATTTCTGCTCTCTCTGAGGTTTTGGATGGATAG